The following are encoded in a window of bacterium genomic DNA:
- a CDS encoding DUF3276 family protein, whose protein sequence is MDKTKKELFSDKVRAGNRTYFFDVKESSQGAKYLTISESKRDEKGSYRHSRIMVFEECASEFRAAVGKAIRFMGKVDSGIERGVYARSHLRWSKEEDVSVKDQFAKGKQIDELSKMFQRKPTAIANRLSKLGVFY, encoded by the coding sequence ATGGATAAAACAAAAAAAGAGTTGTTTTCCGATAAAGTGCGCGCGGGAAATCGGACGTATTTTTTTGATGTAAAAGAGTCTAGCCAGGGAGCAAAGTACTTAACTATCAGCGAATCAAAGAGAGACGAAAAAGGAAGCTATAGGCACAGTCGAATTATGGTCTTTGAAGAATGCGCTAGTGAATTTCGTGCTGCGGTAGGGAAGGCAATTAGATTTATGGGAAAGGTTGATTCTGGTATAGAACGCGGGGTATACGCACGATCTCATTTGAGGTGGAGTAAAGAAGAAGATGTTTCCGTAAAAGATCAATTTGCTAAAGGTAAACAAATTGATGAATTATCTAAGATGTTTCAAAGAAAGCCGACTGCTATAGCAAATCGTTTAAGCAAGCTAGGTGTCTTTTATTAA